One segment of Thermosynechococcus sp. HN-54 DNA contains the following:
- the queA gene encoding tRNA preQ1(34) S-adenosylmethionine ribosyltransferase-isomerase QueA yields MPSPDDFSLDAYDYHLPPERIAQHPVSPRDHSRLMVVARDTATDYYFYELPQLLQPGDLLVLNDTRVIPARLIGQKVGGSGRTVEVFLLEELSDRQWLGLVKPGRKLRPGAVIQIGSLRATVQAIDAATRGRVIEFDLPPGDRLWPYLDQLGEVPLPPYIDNPIEDTEQYQTVYARRPGAVAAPTAGLHFTPELFSKLAYRGIDHCFLTLHVGIGTFRPVEASDIRHHHLHEEWIEVPADTVERIQAAKAAGGRIIAVGTTVIRSLETAAQSGTLQPFCGKSDLYIYPGYQPKIVEGFITNFHLPRSSLMMLVSAFIGRERLLQLYQQAIDRQYRFYSFGDAMLILPSACHNAV; encoded by the coding sequence ATGCCGAGTCCTGACGATTTTTCCCTCGACGCCTACGACTATCACCTGCCCCCGGAACGGATTGCCCAACATCCCGTTTCTCCCCGCGATCATTCCCGCCTGATGGTAGTGGCACGGGACACCGCTACAGATTACTACTTCTATGAGCTACCGCAACTGCTGCAACCGGGAGATTTGCTGGTGCTCAATGATACACGGGTGATTCCGGCGCGGCTGATCGGTCAAAAAGTGGGTGGCTCTGGCCGCACCGTTGAGGTGTTTCTCCTCGAAGAGTTGAGCGATCGCCAGTGGCTAGGCCTTGTGAAACCGGGACGTAAATTGCGCCCTGGAGCTGTGATTCAAATTGGTTCCCTCCGAGCAACGGTACAGGCCATTGATGCCGCCACACGGGGACGGGTGATTGAATTCGACCTGCCGCCGGGCGATCGCCTGTGGCCATATCTCGATCAACTAGGCGAAGTGCCCTTACCTCCCTACATTGACAATCCGATTGAGGATACTGAGCAATACCAAACCGTCTATGCCCGCCGTCCCGGTGCCGTGGCTGCGCCAACCGCTGGCTTGCACTTTACCCCCGAACTCTTTAGTAAGCTGGCCTATCGCGGCATTGATCACTGTTTTCTGACGCTCCATGTGGGCATTGGCACCTTTCGTCCGGTTGAGGCCAGCGATATTCGCCATCACCATCTCCACGAAGAATGGATTGAGGTACCCGCTGATACCGTCGAGCGGATTCAGGCCGCCAAAGCTGCCGGCGGACGGATTATTGCCGTCGGCACCACCGTTATTCGCTCCCTAGAGACCGCTGCCCAATCAGGCACCCTTCAGCCCTTTTGTGGCAAGAGTGATCTCTATATCTATCCGGGGTATCAGCCCAAGATTGTCGAGGGCTTCATTACCAACTTTCATCTGCCTCGCTCCAGCTTGATGATGCTCGTGAGTGCCTTTATTGGCCGCGAACGGCTACTTCAGCTGTATCAACAGGCCATCGATCGCCAGTACCGCTTCTATTCCTTTGGCGATGCCATGCTAATTTTGCCTAGCGCTTGCCACAATGCTGTTTGA
- a CDS encoding carbon-nitrogen hydrolase family protein has translation MKSYLAAAVQMTSQLNLEANLAQAEELIELAVRRGAELVGLPENFSFLGDDQEKVAQAATIAERTEAFLKRMAQRFQITLVGGGYPVPATEGKVYNTAVLIGPNGEELSRYQKVHLFDVDLPDGNIYHESGTVLAGRQLPSVYPSKELGNIGLSVCYDVRFPELYRALSQAGATVLFVPAAFTAFTGKDHWQVLLQARAIENTCYVIAPAQTGIHYARRQTHGHALIVDPWGTILADAGDRPGLAIAAIEPSRLEQVRQQMPCLQHRVFF, from the coding sequence ATGAAATCCTACCTCGCTGCCGCAGTGCAAATGACGAGTCAGCTGAATCTTGAGGCAAATTTGGCTCAAGCAGAAGAATTGATTGAATTGGCAGTGAGACGGGGGGCAGAACTCGTTGGGTTGCCAGAAAATTTTTCCTTTCTTGGCGATGATCAGGAAAAGGTGGCTCAGGCGGCAACAATCGCGGAGCGGACTGAGGCCTTTTTGAAACGCATGGCGCAGCGATTTCAGATTACCTTGGTGGGGGGGGGCTACCCGGTACCGGCAACTGAAGGCAAAGTCTATAACACAGCGGTACTCATTGGCCCCAACGGAGAAGAATTGAGCCGTTACCAAAAGGTGCATTTGTTTGATGTCGATTTGCCCGATGGCAATATCTACCACGAATCGGGCACAGTGCTCGCGGGACGGCAATTGCCCTCTGTCTATCCCAGTAAGGAACTGGGGAATATCGGCTTGTCGGTGTGCTATGATGTCCGCTTTCCAGAACTTTACCGCGCGCTCTCCCAAGCGGGGGCAACGGTGCTGTTTGTGCCGGCGGCCTTTACCGCCTTCACGGGTAAGGATCACTGGCAAGTTCTTCTCCAGGCACGGGCGATTGAAAATACCTGCTACGTGATTGCGCCAGCGCAGACGGGAATTCACTATGCACGGCGGCAAACCCACGGCCATGCGCTGATTGTCGATCCTTGGGGCACCATTCTGGCGGATGCGGGCGATCGCCCTGGCCTCGCCATTGCAGCCATTGAACCTAGTCGCCTTGAGCAAGTACGCCAGCAGATGCCCTGCCTGCAACATCGCGTCTTTTTCTAG
- a CDS encoding alpha/beta fold hydrolase, with translation MIEGPWIHKFIVSNGIRLHYVTQGEGELVLLLHGFPEFWYSWRHQIPVLAEKHKVVALDLRGYNLSDKPQDAASYVLDELILDIVGVIDGLGYRRCHLVGQDWGGMVAWGVAYAVPERIQTLSILACPHPAKFQQLSFEQWLRSSYMLLFQLPWLPEGLLEWGGYGAIAQIFRWAAVNQQAIRPVDIARYQDAAAQRGALSGMLNYYRAGLQSLWSREWGVLEVPTLMLWGRQDPTLGIELTYGTEAFVRELKIEYLDYCGHFVQQEQPDLVNQYLLEWLETVSAPLN, from the coding sequence ATGATTGAAGGCCCGTGGATCCATAAGTTTATTGTCTCTAATGGGATTCGTCTCCACTACGTCACCCAAGGGGAAGGGGAGTTGGTGCTGCTGCTCCATGGCTTTCCGGAGTTTTGGTACTCTTGGCGACACCAGATTCCCGTCTTAGCTGAAAAGCACAAAGTCGTTGCCCTAGATTTGCGCGGCTATAATCTCAGTGATAAGCCCCAAGATGCTGCCAGCTATGTTCTCGACGAGTTAATTCTCGATATTGTTGGTGTGATTGATGGTCTTGGCTATCGTCGCTGTCATTTGGTGGGGCAGGATTGGGGGGGCATGGTGGCTTGGGGGGTGGCCTATGCAGTGCCAGAGCGGATTCAAACCTTGAGTATCTTGGCCTGTCCCCATCCTGCCAAGTTTCAACAGTTGAGTTTTGAGCAATGGTTGCGCAGTAGCTATATGCTGCTGTTTCAACTGCCATGGCTGCCGGAGGGACTCTTGGAGTGGGGAGGCTATGGGGCGATCGCCCAAATCTTTCGCTGGGCAGCGGTGAACCAACAGGCGATTCGGCCGGTGGACATTGCTCGCTATCAGGATGCCGCCGCCCAACGGGGTGCCCTCTCCGGAATGCTCAACTACTACCGTGCCGGGTTGCAAAGCCTCTGGAGTCGGGAGTGGGGTGTGCTAGAGGTACCGACGCTGATGCTCTGGGGGCGGCAAGACCCTACCTTGGGCATTGAACTCACCTACGGCACTGAAGCCTTCGTCAGGGAACTGAAAATTGAATACTTGGACTACTGTGGCCACTTCGTGCAGCAGGAGCAACCCGACTTGGTGAATCAGTATTTGCTAGAGTGGCTAGAGACTGTCTCGGCTCCTCTAAATTAG
- a CDS encoding P-loop NTPase family protein produces MVAQLTVSVSEAELPLSYGIEGVVQVFTCRQRHFFTTVMVQALRVAAQGSGVIIVQLLKGGIQTGIEHPIQLGQHLTWWRPALQRCLGETDTLTPQEKAAVRELWQHLQTTVQGGQHRLVVLDEVSVAIQLGVLSEAEVLNFLEKRPRTLDVILTGPEMPESLLAIADQVTELRRLI; encoded by the coding sequence ATGGTGGCGCAACTCACGGTTTCCGTTTCTGAGGCAGAATTACCCCTCAGCTATGGCATTGAGGGAGTGGTGCAGGTGTTTACCTGTCGGCAGCGGCACTTTTTCACAACAGTCATGGTGCAGGCGTTGCGGGTAGCTGCCCAAGGGAGCGGCGTCATCATTGTGCAATTGCTCAAGGGGGGAATTCAAACGGGGATTGAACACCCGATTCAGTTGGGACAGCATCTAACGTGGTGGCGACCAGCACTCCAGCGCTGTCTAGGCGAAACGGACACCTTGACTCCTCAAGAAAAGGCGGCGGTGCGTGAGCTGTGGCAGCATCTGCAAACCACGGTGCAAGGGGGACAGCATCGCTTGGTGGTCTTAGATGAGGTGAGTGTGGCCATTCAACTGGGGGTGTTGAGTGAAGCGGAGGTATTGAACTTTTTGGAAAAGCGTCCGCGAACCCTCGATGTGATCTTGACGGGGCCTGAAATGCCGGAATCGCTGCTGGCGATCGCCGACCAAGTGACGGAATTGCGGCGGCTAATTTAG
- a CDS encoding DUF3386 domain-containing protein, whose translation MPATQALDAEALFRAAYENRYTWDENFPGFTARVTLMEGDRTYQGQVKVGRDYSVEVSGIEDEQVRESLYNQLRDVIVHRKRNRFEAAHGKNTFQTGETDASGAVEILVSGDAMGSNYKVRDNQIVYVSRVMGRVAFAITHREALDTGSGYISTNYVAVFRNPQTNEVLRQMEFEDTYVPVGNYYLMSRQVVHTHENGQTSTAEIRFDNLHLLAD comes from the coding sequence ATGCCAGCGACACAGGCCCTTGATGCTGAGGCGCTTTTTCGCGCTGCCTACGAAAATCGTTACACATGGGATGAGAATTTTCCTGGCTTTACGGCCAGGGTCACGCTCATGGAGGGCGATCGCACGTACCAAGGGCAGGTGAAAGTCGGCCGCGACTACAGCGTTGAGGTAAGTGGGATAGAAGACGAACAAGTCCGTGAATCCCTCTACAATCAATTACGGGATGTAATTGTTCACCGCAAGCGCAACCGTTTTGAAGCTGCCCACGGCAAAAACACCTTCCAAACTGGAGAAACGGATGCCAGTGGGGCAGTGGAGATCCTCGTCAGTGGCGACGCCATGGGATCGAACTACAAAGTACGGGACAATCAAATTGTCTATGTCAGCCGTGTCATGGGGCGGGTTGCCTTTGCCATTACCCATCGTGAAGCCCTCGATACGGGATCGGGCTACATTTCCACCAACTATGTGGCTGTCTTCCGTAACCCGCAAACGAACGAAGTGCTGCGGCAAATGGAGTTTGAGGACACCTATGTGCCGGTGGGCAATTATTACCTGATGAGTCGGCAGGTGGTGCATACCCATGAAAATGGCCAAACCAGCACCGCGGAAATCCGTTTTGATAACCTGCACCTTTTAGCCGACTAA
- the rnz gene encoding ribonuclease Z produces the protein MEITFLGTSSGVPTRTRNVSSVALRLPQRKEIWLFDCGEATQHQLLRSDLRTSQIRRIFITHMHGDHIFGLMGLLASCGLAGTVTQIDVYGPPTLDRYIASCLRWSVMRLPYKLQVHTVEPGEVFSDGEFTVTCRLLHHRVPAFGYRVTESDRPGRFHVEKAQALGIPFGPLYGQLKQGKTITLEDGRTFDGRDFCDPPQRGRSMVYCTDTLFCDSAVELAQQADVLIHEATFSHQEADLAFARLHSTSTMAAQVAAFAQVKLLFLTHFSARYAPGNPIQVEDLLAEAQAIFPNTRLARDFLHYEIPREGSVPEELPPSQHASLDSAKTVDHPEAQTGAAVQKNAPAIAINRATRQQMQQKLGIDAATANAILERRRQQKFTCLEELERLYPQVAWNTLNVHF, from the coding sequence GTGGAAATCACATTTCTAGGCACCAGTTCGGGGGTACCCACACGCACACGCAATGTTTCCAGTGTTGCTTTGCGACTGCCCCAACGCAAGGAAATTTGGCTCTTTGACTGCGGTGAGGCCACCCAGCACCAATTGCTGCGCAGCGACTTGCGCACGAGTCAGATTCGCCGCATTTTCATTACCCATATGCACGGCGATCACATTTTTGGGCTGATGGGCTTACTCGCCAGTTGTGGTCTTGCGGGAACCGTGACTCAAATTGATGTCTATGGCCCGCCAACACTGGATCGCTATATTGCCAGTTGTTTGCGCTGGTCGGTGATGCGGCTTCCCTACAAGTTGCAGGTGCATACGGTTGAGCCGGGGGAAGTCTTTAGCGATGGCGAGTTTACGGTAACCTGTCGGCTGCTGCATCATCGAGTGCCTGCCTTTGGCTACCGTGTCACCGAGAGCGATCGCCCAGGTCGCTTTCATGTGGAAAAAGCCCAAGCCCTGGGGATTCCCTTTGGCCCTCTGTATGGCCAACTCAAGCAGGGAAAAACGATCACTTTAGAGGATGGCCGCACCTTCGATGGTCGAGACTTCTGCGATCCGCCCCAACGGGGGCGCAGCATGGTCTATTGTACCGATACCCTCTTTTGTGACAGTGCAGTTGAATTGGCTCAGCAAGCGGATGTCCTCATCCACGAGGCCACGTTTTCCCATCAGGAGGCAGATCTGGCCTTTGCACGACTTCACTCCACCTCAACAATGGCAGCTCAGGTGGCGGCCTTTGCCCAAGTGAAATTGCTTTTCCTCACCCACTTTAGTGCCCGCTATGCCCCCGGCAACCCTATACAAGTGGAGGATCTGCTGGCAGAGGCGCAAGCCATTTTCCCCAATACCCGCCTAGCGCGTGATTTTCTCCACTACGAGATTCCCCGTGAGGGGAGTGTTCCTGAGGAGCTGCCTCCGAGTCAGCACGCGAGTCTCGATAGTGCTAAAACCGTGGATCACCCTGAGGCGCAAACAGGGGCTGCTGTCCAGAAAAATGCCCCCGCGATCGCCATCAACCGTGCCACTCGCCAGCAGATGCAACAGAAACTAGGAATTGACGCTGCTACAGCCAATGCCATTTTAGAGCGGCGGCGGCAGCAAAAGTTTACCTGCCTAGAGGAACTCGAACGCCTGTATCCGCAGGTGGCATGGAACACGCTCAACGTGCACTTCTAA
- a CDS encoding cysteine desulfurase family protein, which yields MQLYFDYGATTPCRGEAIAAMVAAYEQQWGNPSSIHEWGQRSAIALEQARVQVAGLIHAQADEIIFTSGGTEADNLALWGVCQRYRQPQHLIISAVEHSAVAKPAAALEAQGWQVTRLAVNHWGEVEPAQLRQALQPNTVLVSIIYGQSEVGTLQPIAELAAICQEAGVLFHTDAVQVAGRVSLDVRRLGVDLLSLSSHKIYGPQGAGALYVRSGVSLEPLLRGGGQELGLRSGTQAVPTLVGFGVAAEWAATELETEPMRLAQLRDRLWQQLQDHPQVERTGHPWQRLPHHLSLIVRDRHGRPLNSKTLVRQLNLAGIGISAGSACQSGQTQPSPTLLAMGYDPETAKAGIRITLGRETTAADVDWLAMVLRQYLAEAIAPPLAVSLS from the coding sequence ATGCAACTGTATTTTGACTATGGTGCGACGACCCCCTGTCGAGGGGAGGCTATTGCGGCCATGGTAGCGGCCTATGAACAGCAGTGGGGCAATCCATCGAGCATTCACGAGTGGGGGCAGCGTTCGGCGATCGCCCTCGAACAAGCGCGGGTGCAGGTGGCAGGCCTGATTCATGCCCAAGCGGATGAGATTATTTTTACCTCCGGCGGCACCGAAGCAGACAATTTGGCGCTGTGGGGCGTCTGTCAGCGCTATCGCCAACCCCAACATTTGATTATTTCGGCAGTCGAGCATTCTGCGGTGGCCAAACCGGCTGCGGCTCTTGAAGCCCAAGGCTGGCAAGTGACCCGTTTAGCGGTGAATCACTGGGGGGAGGTGGAACCGGCTCAATTGCGGCAAGCCCTCCAACCAAATACCGTCCTCGTCTCTATCATCTACGGGCAAAGTGAGGTGGGCACGCTCCAACCCATTGCCGAGCTAGCTGCTATTTGCCAAGAGGCAGGGGTGCTTTTCCATACGGATGCAGTGCAGGTGGCAGGACGGGTTTCCCTTGATGTACGACGGTTGGGGGTGGATTTACTGTCGCTGTCCAGTCATAAAATTTATGGCCCCCAAGGGGCAGGGGCGCTCTATGTGCGATCGGGGGTGTCCTTGGAACCGCTCTTGCGCGGGGGCGGACAGGAACTGGGTTTGAGATCTGGAACGCAAGCGGTGCCGACACTGGTGGGGTTTGGGGTGGCAGCGGAATGGGCTGCGACTGAGCTTGAGACAGAACCAATGCGCCTTGCCCAACTGCGCGATCGCCTGTGGCAGCAGTTGCAGGATCACCCTCAAGTGGAACGCACCGGACATCCATGGCAGCGCCTGCCCCATCATCTGAGTTTGATTGTGCGCGATCGCCACGGCCGACCGTTGAATAGCAAAACATTGGTGCGGCAACTGAACCTTGCCGGCATTGGCATTAGTGCGGGTTCCGCCTGTCAAAGTGGTCAAACACAACCGAGTCCCACGCTTTTGGCCATGGGCTACGATCCTGAAACCGCTAAGGCAGGAATTCGGATTACGTTAGGGCGAGAGACGACGGCTGCCGATGTCGACTGGTTGGCCATGGTACTGCGGCAATATCTCGCAGAGGCGATCGCCCCCCCCTTAGCAGTATCTCTTTCCTAA
- a CDS encoding EAL domain-containing protein encodes MIIAEFEHFTELLVNYTDDLICLHEPDGNYLYVTPSSNTLLGYSPEELIGKSPYTLFHPEDAERIRSGAHALALQGSVNVVETYRMRKKNGGYIWLETLTHPICDDGGNVLFLVTTSRDITRRRQLELELQANQELLEAFFQQSLEACFFMMLDRPIRWDDTVNKEEILEYVLDHQRITRINSAFAQQYQLPPEDLIGLTPRICFKEELELVKRLWRALFDVGYFHMEIELHRRNGSSFWVEGNYVCLYNQDKEIIGHFGVQRDISDRIRLQAEIAQKTAELEYFFGSSLELFMIADSEGRLRRVNQHWQTCLGYDLNQLTGAKFESFLHPGDRPRHREMQQRLLAGEQITNHTIRLRTQRGDYRWYEWQGLLSQGRIYAAARDVTEQRQFRDRLQAAYNQVTEILESMSDHFFEVDRDFTVIYVNGNLCRLAGKSTSEMLGQNLWDLFPDARSSIFETQCRRAMTEQTPVQFEAFYEGLNQWFAVRAFPTSRGLAVFSQNITLQVDSTTSLQRRQTQAELLHRLTIKIRRSLDLETVLKIALEEVRQLLGVDRTLIFQFYADGRGEVVAESVAQPQFSILNRSFYDPCFHREAADTYLQGRVLAVADINTAKIAQCHRDFLAQLHVRATLVVPIIEEERLWGLLLCHHCSAPRPWAIDEVELIRQLGEQLGFGINRAELVSALHQEKERYRRVLEAQTELLYRCTPEGHLTFGNPAFFRYLAEARISCDLGEVLQHPFDPVTQQRFQQHLQALTPTQPISTIECGVALGEGRFAWFEWTTRAFFDNHGRCIEYQCVGRDITRRKQMEDQLIHDALHDALTGLPNRTLLQDRLQHCWRQYQRHRDRPFAVIFIDIDRFKRVNDSLGHQAGDQVLITLAQRMQSVVPAGDTLAHLSGDEFVVLCEDLVPEQMVAQVEARVADLERVIQEPLVIDGHLLSLSASIGVTFSDRSDTSATTLLRDADIAMYQAKKQGLGQYRIFDPQMHTEAQSCFTLESQLHQAIANSELQVYFQPIVQLETAAIVGLEALSRWFDPEKGEIPAAEFIALAEQAGLIVNLGRQVFEQAIREFSRWRQQDSRRQTMTLGINISPQQLVDANFVSDILVALRSAQFPPHLLHLEITETTMIRNLEATLQVAAELQQLGVALNIDDFGTGYSSLSRLHQLPIHALKIDRSFVQNLGQSQAAHEIIGAVIALGKSLSLDVVAEGVETATQAAQLIDLGCHYGQGYLFYPPLPIDRLP; translated from the coding sequence ATGATCATTGCTGAATTTGAGCACTTTACTGAATTATTAGTCAACTACACCGATGATCTGATTTGCCTGCACGAACCGGATGGCAACTATTTATATGTCACTCCCTCAAGTAACACACTTTTGGGCTATTCTCCTGAAGAACTGATTGGTAAAAGCCCGTACACATTATTTCACCCAGAAGATGCCGAGCGAATTCGCAGTGGTGCCCATGCGCTTGCCCTGCAAGGCAGTGTGAATGTGGTAGAAACCTATCGAATGCGGAAAAAGAATGGCGGATATATTTGGCTAGAAACTCTCACTCACCCCATTTGTGATGATGGGGGAAATGTTTTATTTTTAGTGACCACATCGCGGGATATTACCCGTCGCCGTCAACTGGAACTAGAACTACAGGCCAATCAAGAACTTCTGGAAGCCTTCTTCCAACAATCCCTTGAAGCATGCTTTTTCATGATGTTGGATCGGCCGATTCGCTGGGATGACACAGTCAACAAAGAGGAAATATTGGAGTATGTCCTCGATCATCAGCGGATTACACGTATCAATAGTGCCTTTGCCCAGCAGTATCAATTACCGCCTGAGGATTTGATTGGCTTAACGCCGCGCATCTGCTTTAAGGAAGAGCTGGAACTCGTGAAACGGTTGTGGCGGGCACTGTTTGATGTGGGCTATTTTCACATGGAAATTGAACTCCACCGCCGCAATGGCAGCTCCTTTTGGGTTGAGGGGAACTATGTGTGTCTCTACAACCAAGATAAGGAAATCATTGGCCACTTTGGCGTGCAGCGGGACATTAGCGATCGCATCCGTCTGCAAGCAGAAATTGCCCAAAAAACCGCTGAATTGGAGTATTTCTTTGGCTCTTCCCTTGAACTGTTTATGATTGCCGATAGTGAGGGACGGCTGCGGCGAGTCAATCAACACTGGCAAACCTGCTTGGGCTATGACCTGAATCAATTAACGGGCGCCAAGTTTGAGAGCTTTCTCCATCCGGGCGATCGCCCCCGCCATCGGGAGATGCAGCAACGTCTCCTTGCCGGGGAGCAAATTACTAACCACACGATTCGCCTGCGCACCCAACGGGGGGACTACCGCTGGTATGAATGGCAAGGGCTTCTTAGCCAAGGGCGCATTTACGCAGCCGCACGGGATGTGACTGAGCAGCGGCAATTTAGGGATCGCCTGCAAGCAGCCTACAACCAAGTGACCGAGATTCTGGAGAGCATGTCCGATCACTTCTTTGAGGTGGATCGCGATTTTACCGTTATCTATGTCAATGGCAATCTCTGCCGCTTGGCGGGCAAATCCACCTCGGAGATGCTAGGGCAAAACCTCTGGGATCTCTTCCCCGATGCCCGCAGCTCGATTTTTGAGACCCAGTGTCGGCGGGCAATGACAGAGCAAACTCCCGTCCAATTTGAAGCCTTCTATGAGGGACTCAACCAGTGGTTTGCAGTACGGGCATTTCCTACCAGCCGCGGTCTTGCCGTTTTCTCCCAGAATATTACGCTGCAAGTGGATTCAACCACCTCGTTACAGCGCCGCCAAACCCAAGCCGAACTCCTGCATCGTCTCACGATCAAAATTCGTCGCTCACTAGATCTAGAAACCGTTCTCAAAATCGCCCTTGAGGAAGTGCGCCAGTTGCTAGGGGTGGATCGCACGCTTATTTTTCAATTCTATGCCGATGGCAGGGGAGAGGTCGTTGCCGAATCGGTTGCCCAGCCGCAGTTTTCGATTCTCAATCGCAGTTTCTATGACCCCTGTTTTCACCGCGAGGCTGCTGACACCTACTTGCAGGGACGAGTGCTGGCGGTAGCGGATATTAACACCGCTAAAATAGCTCAGTGTCACCGGGATTTTCTTGCTCAACTGCATGTGCGTGCCACCCTAGTCGTACCCATTATTGAGGAGGAGCGACTCTGGGGATTGCTGCTGTGTCATCATTGCTCTGCGCCTCGGCCTTGGGCGATTGACGAAGTGGAACTGATTCGCCAACTGGGGGAACAACTCGGCTTTGGTATCAACCGTGCTGAATTGGTGAGTGCCCTGCATCAGGAAAAAGAACGCTATCGGCGGGTTCTCGAAGCCCAGACCGAACTGCTCTACCGCTGCACCCCTGAGGGACACCTCACGTTTGGCAATCCTGCCTTCTTTCGCTACCTAGCTGAAGCGCGCATCAGTTGTGATCTAGGGGAGGTTCTCCAGCATCCGTTTGATCCCGTGACCCAGCAACGCTTTCAACAACACCTGCAAGCCCTTACCCCTACACAGCCCATTAGCACAATTGAATGTGGCGTTGCCTTGGGTGAAGGACGTTTTGCTTGGTTTGAATGGACGACCCGTGCCTTTTTTGACAACCATGGTCGCTGTATCGAGTATCAATGTGTGGGGCGGGATATTACTCGGCGCAAGCAAATGGAGGATCAGCTCATTCACGATGCTCTACACGATGCCCTGACAGGACTGCCGAACCGTACCCTCCTCCAAGACCGGTTGCAGCACTGTTGGCGACAGTATCAACGCCATCGCGATCGCCCCTTTGCTGTGATTTTTATTGACATTGATCGCTTTAAGCGGGTCAACGATAGTTTGGGTCACCAAGCAGGAGATCAGGTGCTGATTACCCTTGCCCAGCGGATGCAAAGTGTGGTGCCAGCGGGGGATACCTTGGCTCACCTGAGTGGCGATGAGTTTGTGGTGCTCTGTGAGGATTTGGTTCCTGAGCAAATGGTGGCTCAGGTAGAGGCACGGGTCGCCGATCTAGAGCGGGTGATTCAGGAGCCATTGGTCATTGATGGCCATCTGTTGAGTCTCAGTGCCAGCATTGGCGTCACCTTTAGCGATCGCTCCGACACCTCAGCCACCACCCTGCTGCGGGATGCTGACATTGCCATGTACCAAGCGAAAAAACAGGGATTGGGGCAGTATCGCATCTTTGACCCGCAAATGCACACCGAAGCCCAGAGTTGCTTTACGCTGGAGAGTCAACTGCATCAGGCGATCGCCAACAGTGAACTACAGGTGTATTTTCAGCCCATTGTTCAACTGGAGACGGCGGCGATCGTCGGTCTTGAGGCCCTCAGCCGCTGGTTTGATCCTGAAAAGGGGGAAATTCCTGCTGCTGAATTCATTGCTCTTGCCGAGCAAGCAGGTTTGATTGTCAACCTTGGCCGACAGGTCTTTGAACAGGCGATACGAGAATTTAGCCGGTGGCGGCAACAGGACAGCCGTCGTCAGACCATGACCTTGGGCATTAATATCTCACCTCAACAGCTGGTGGATGCCAACTTTGTCAGTGATATTTTGGTGGCGCTGCGCAGTGCCCAATTCCCTCCTCACCTCCTCCATCTGGAGATTACGGAAACCACAATGATCCGCAATCTTGAAGCCACATTGCAGGTGGCCGCTGAACTGCAACAACTGGGGGTTGCCCTCAACATTGACGACTTTGGCACGGGCTATTCCTCCCTGAGTCGGCTGCATCAGTTGCCGATCCATGCCCTGAAAATTGATCGTTCGTTTGTCCAGAACCTCGGACAAAGCCAAGCCGCCCATGAAATTATCGGGGCAGTGATTGCCCTTGGTAAAAGCCTGAGCTTGGATGTGGTGGCAGAGGGGGTGGAAACGGCAACCCAAGCCGCTCAATTAATCGACCTCGGTTGTCACTATGGCCAAGGCTATCTCTTTTATCCGCCATTGCCCATCGATCGCTTACCCTAG